The following are encoded together in the Magnetospirillum gryphiswaldense MSR-1 v2 genome:
- a CDS encoding ParA family protein: MRRLVISGPKGGIGKATLSRNLAVAAAIDGLSVATLDLDMQRSLTKWYSKRPDDMAPIQHYESTMAKDDVKDALDGIQVHDLLIIDTPPSIEDHPESFRMLANVATLMLIPTGQSDDDLDSVRPWMRFVRKNQVEAAFVLNRVKPRARSFVEAKAILVKEGRVCPIEVPDYEDIAFTSSRGIGLLELKGGRGSEYVAGVWAFVRAEMGI, translated from the coding sequence ATGCGCAGGCTTGTGATCTCGGGGCCCAAGGGCGGCATCGGCAAAGCCACGCTATCGCGCAACCTCGCCGTCGCCGCGGCTATCGACGGATTGTCGGTGGCGACGTTAGACCTCGATATGCAGCGCAGTCTGACCAAGTGGTATTCCAAGCGCCCTGACGACATGGCGCCCATTCAGCACTACGAATCGACCATGGCTAAGGATGACGTCAAGGACGCCCTGGACGGCATCCAGGTCCACGACCTCCTGATCATCGATACGCCGCCCTCCATCGAGGACCACCCCGAGTCCTTCAGGATGCTGGCAAACGTGGCCACGCTGATGCTGATCCCGACCGGCCAGTCGGACGACGACCTGGATTCCGTCCGCCCCTGGATGCGCTTCGTCCGCAAAAATCAAGTCGAGGCCGCTTTCGTGCTCAACCGCGTCAAGCCGCGCGCGCGTAGTTTTGTCGAAGCCAAGGCTATCCTGGTCAAGGAGGGCAGGGTCTGCCCCATCGAGGTGCCGGATTACGAAGATATCGCGTTCACTTCCTCCCGCGGCATCGGCCTGCTCGAGCTTAAGGGCGGGAGGGGGAGCGAGTATGTCGCTGGTGTGTGGGCGTTCGTACGTGCCGAGATGGGGATTTGA